A genomic window from Halorubrum lacusprofundi ATCC 49239 includes:
- a CDS encoding replication factor C small subunit, translating into MSEADEQTAATATGREIWIEKYRPQSLDDIHGQEAIVERLQSYIEQDDIPHLLFGGPAGTGKTTAATAIARQVYGDDNWRGNFLELNASDQRGIDVVRDRIKGFARSSFGGDFRIVFLDEADSLTDEAQAALRRTMEQFSDNTRFILSCNYSSKIIDPIQSRCAVFRFSPLSDAAVAAQTREIAAAEGIEVTDEGVDALVYAADGDMRRAINSLQAAATTGEIVDEEAVYAITATARPEEIESMVTNALHGDFTRARATLDTLLTETGMAGGDVIDQLHRSVWEFDLSEREAVALMERIGEADYRIAEGANEQVQLESLLASLSLAE; encoded by the coding sequence ATGAGCGAGGCCGACGAGCAGACGGCTGCGACCGCGACCGGTCGGGAGATCTGGATCGAGAAGTACCGACCCCAGTCGCTCGACGACATCCACGGGCAGGAGGCGATCGTCGAACGGCTCCAGAGCTACATCGAGCAGGACGACATCCCCCACCTGCTCTTTGGGGGGCCTGCCGGTACAGGCAAGACGACCGCTGCCACCGCCATCGCTCGACAGGTGTACGGCGACGACAACTGGCGCGGGAACTTCTTGGAGCTCAACGCCTCCGACCAGCGCGGGATCGACGTGGTGCGCGATCGGATCAAGGGGTTCGCGCGCTCGTCGTTCGGCGGCGACTTTCGGATCGTGTTCCTTGATGAGGCCGACTCGCTCACGGATGAGGCGCAGGCAGCACTTCGCCGGACGATGGAGCAGTTCTCCGACAACACGCGCTTCATCCTCTCGTGTAACTACTCGTCGAAGATCATCGACCCGATCCAGTCGCGTTGCGCCGTCTTCCGCTTCTCGCCGCTCTCGGACGCGGCCGTCGCCGCGCAGACCCGCGAGATCGCCGCGGCGGAGGGGATCGAGGTGACCGACGAGGGCGTCGACGCGCTCGTGTACGCCGCGGACGGCGACATGCGTCGCGCGATCAACTCCCTGCAGGCGGCGGCGACGACCGGCGAGATCGTCGACGAAGAGGCGGTGTACGCGATCACGGCGACCGCTCGCCCGGAGGAGATCGAGTCGATGGTGACGAACGCCTTACACGGCGACTTCACCCGGGCGCGGGCGACGCTCGATACCCTCCTCACGGAGACGGGGATGGCCGGCGGCGACGTGATCGACCAACTCCATCGCTCCGTCTGGGAGTTCGACCTGAGCGAGCGCGAAGCGGTGGCGCTGATGGAACGGATCGGCGAGGCCGACTACCGGATCGCCGAGGGCGCCAACGAGCAGGTGCAACTGGAGTCCCTGCTCGCGTCGCTGTCGTTAGCGGAGTAG
- a CDS encoding DUF5995 family protein encodes MSPIRAAVPTAEEVSALLAGVWRTVDTETDAVAAELAGDESDAVLLDLVATPFASVSDVNERLARTESYLRERGDRRAVFLTVYSRMTATVQTAIDDGAFLDSEWAASYLVAFAERYRRALVAFERRAFESLPRPWLIAFAAAARSEALVAQDALLGINAHITYDLTYTLGDVGIDPDRDGKLADHDRINAILAHLVQTVQDALVETYAAVEIAGVDRLLDPLDDRLALLGLKGSREFAWRNAVLRADLPTWIGEPYVDWRTETVATGAAAIALAPDIDADARERLRDAEADVDAVAAFYEAIRRRM; translated from the coding sequence ATGAGTCCGATCCGCGCCGCCGTTCCGACCGCCGAGGAAGTGAGCGCCCTGCTCGCCGGGGTCTGGCGGACGGTCGACACCGAGACCGACGCGGTCGCCGCGGAACTGGCCGGCGACGAGTCGGACGCGGTGCTGCTCGATCTCGTCGCGACACCGTTCGCGTCCGTCTCCGACGTCAACGAACGGCTGGCACGGACCGAGTCGTACCTCCGGGAGCGCGGGGACCGGCGGGCGGTGTTTCTCACGGTGTACAGCCGGATGACGGCGACCGTCCAGACCGCGATCGACGACGGCGCGTTCCTCGACTCGGAGTGGGCCGCGTCGTACCTCGTCGCCTTCGCGGAGCGCTACCGCCGAGCGTTGGTCGCGTTTGAGCGGCGGGCCTTCGAATCGCTCCCGCGCCCGTGGCTGATCGCCTTTGCCGCCGCGGCCCGGAGCGAGGCGCTGGTCGCACAGGACGCCCTGCTCGGCATCAACGCGCACATCACCTACGATCTCACGTACACGCTCGGCGACGTGGGCATCGATCCCGATCGGGATGGCAAACTCGCCGACCACGACCGCATAAACGCCATCCTCGCCCACCTGGTCCAGACCGTGCAGGACGCGCTCGTCGAGACGTACGCCGCGGTCGAGATCGCGGGTGTCGACCGGCTGCTCGATCCCCTCGACGATCGGCTGGCCCTGCTCGGGCTGAAGGGGAGCCGGGAGTTCGCCTGGCGGAACGCCGTGTTGCGCGCCGATCTACCGACGTGGATCGGCGAACCGTACGTCGACTGGCGGACCGAGACCGTCGCGACGGGCGCCGCGGCGATCGCACTCGCGCCCGATATCGACGCCGACGCACGCGAACGCCTGCGAGACGCGGAGGCCGACGTCGACGCCGTGGCGGCGTTCTACGAGGCGATCCGACGGCGGATGTAG
- a CDS encoding electron transfer flavoprotein subunit alpha/FixB family protein: MSDVLVVSEHRRGELRDVSYEAITAGREIADARGGNLHVAVISGDIDRFADDLNREGVDAVHAVANGEEFDHTVYQSAVGALLEKIDAGTVVIPNSVNGLDYAPAVAEAHDLPLVTDVIGFEYDDGLTATREMYGSKVETTVDVAGDRFVLTVRGGEWAPAEGVGDATVESLEVDHPESGARVTGFEEVGGGDVDIADADVLVSVGRGIEEEENLELVEELADALGATLSASRPIVDNGWLPKNRQVGQSGKVVTPDVYIAVGISGAVQHVAGMKGSDTIVAINTDSNAPIFDIADYGIVGDLFEVVPELIDEFA, translated from the coding sequence ATGTCCGACGTGCTCGTCGTCTCGGAACACCGGCGCGGGGAGCTTCGTGACGTCTCCTACGAAGCGATCACGGCCGGCCGCGAGATCGCCGACGCGCGGGGTGGCAACCTTCACGTCGCGGTGATCAGCGGCGACATCGACCGGTTCGCCGACGACCTGAACCGCGAGGGCGTCGATGCGGTCCACGCGGTCGCGAACGGCGAGGAGTTCGATCACACCGTCTACCAGTCGGCGGTCGGGGCGCTGCTCGAGAAGATCGACGCGGGGACCGTCGTGATCCCGAACTCGGTCAACGGGCTGGACTACGCGCCCGCCGTCGCCGAGGCGCACGACCTCCCGCTGGTGACGGACGTGATCGGCTTCGAGTACGACGACGGCCTGACCGCCACCCGCGAGATGTACGGCTCGAAGGTGGAGACGACCGTCGACGTGGCCGGCGACCGGTTCGTCCTCACCGTCCGGGGCGGCGAGTGGGCGCCCGCGGAGGGCGTCGGCGACGCGACGGTCGAGTCCCTCGAGGTCGACCATCCGGAGTCAGGCGCGCGCGTCACCGGCTTCGAGGAGGTCGGCGGTGGCGATGTCGACATCGCGGACGCCGACGTGCTCGTCTCCGTCGGGCGCGGCATCGAGGAGGAGGAGAACCTCGAGCTCGTCGAGGAGCTCGCCGACGCGCTCGGCGCGACGCTCTCCGCGTCGCGGCCGATCGTCGACAACGGCTGGCTCCCGAAGAACCGACAGGTCGGGCAGTCGGGCAAGGTCGTCACGCCGGACGTGTACATCGCGGTCGGGATTTCGGGCGCGGTCCAGCACGTCGCCGGCATGAAGGGATCGGACACGATCGTCGCGATCAACACCGACTCGAACGCGCCAATCTTCGACATCGCCGACTACGGGATCGTCGGGGACCTGTTCGAGGTCGTTCCTGAACTCATCGACGAGTTCGCGTAG
- a CDS encoding electron transfer flavoprotein subunit beta/FixA family protein has product MKILVTVKEVAEPDDDFAIEDTDIAASDLEYDLNEWDDYAIEAAVQLAEAGIADEVVTVTIGPERAEETIRMALAKGADRAVRVWDDAFEAGFADVAAKVTTFEAVVDAEEPDLILGGVQAADTGFGATGVALAERIGFEHAAVVNDLEVDADAGVAHVHRELEGGIEELTDVDLPAVLTVQTGLNEPRYASLRGIRQAQRKEIDAKDLADLGLSADDVESALAITSMYEPESESNAEIIDGDAGESASRLAEVLREKGVSA; this is encoded by the coding sequence ATGAAAATTCTGGTGACAGTCAAGGAGGTTGCAGAGCCGGACGACGACTTCGCGATCGAGGATACCGACATCGCAGCGTCCGACCTCGAGTACGACCTCAACGAGTGGGATGACTACGCGATCGAGGCGGCGGTACAGCTGGCCGAGGCCGGGATCGCAGACGAGGTTGTCACCGTCACCATCGGTCCGGAGCGCGCGGAGGAAACGATCCGAATGGCGCTCGCGAAGGGGGCCGACCGCGCCGTGCGGGTCTGGGACGACGCTTTCGAGGCCGGGTTCGCCGACGTGGCCGCGAAAGTCACGACATTCGAAGCGGTCGTCGACGCGGAGGAGCCCGATCTCATTCTTGGCGGCGTACAGGCTGCAGATACCGGATTCGGAGCGACGGGCGTTGCGCTCGCCGAGCGGATCGGCTTCGAACACGCCGCTGTTGTCAACGACCTCGAAGTCGACGCGGACGCAGGCGTCGCACACGTTCACCGCGAGCTCGAAGGCGGCATCGAGGAGCTGACCGACGTTGATCTCCCCGCCGTGTTGACCGTCCAGACCGGACTCAACGAGCCGCGCTACGCGAGCCTCCGGGGCATCCGGCAGGCGCAGCGCAAGGAGATCGACGCGAAGGACCTCGCCGACCTCGGGCTGTCGGCCGACGACGTCGAGAGCGCGCTGGCGATCACCTCGATGTACGAGCCGGAGAGCGAGTCGAACGCCGAGATCATCGACGGCGACGCGGGGGAGAGCGCGTCGCGCCTTGCCGAGGTCCTCCGCGAGAAGGGGGTGAGCGCGTGA
- a CDS encoding helix-turn-helix transcriptional regulator, translating to MRNAPSRALLVGLVAVALVASGVAPVAGGAPSPSSSPSLDADPSAATPSVINPSTVNPSIVEQIDEPFDPNTATRIRIEPTSDGDAQWTVSVRYALSDERDRAAFDSVGERFRDGEVGPDATLFEGFARQASQNLDRTMRIENVDREVVTHDDPSSFDVASAETAAVGELRLTFVWTEFLEEDGENLVLGDALTTSDGGTWLLSLEDRQTLEVATPEGYSVTGTPSTAVAQLSDGDVIIEGPQTFEGGDPVVIVYGPASTIAPPWTMLTAAIVIAAVLIAGSIVGYRRMDGSPGSAASGSVDEATVDSGGGERTDHGRLDAVTGDPTDPNSASNGSGADGGEAAAEEEAEAEDLSLLSDEERVERLLEDNGGRMRQADIVAKTGWSDAKVSQLLSAMAELGRVEKLRLGRENLISIPDDGGAPDGDNGESSESEA from the coding sequence ATGCGGAATGCCCCGTCTCGCGCTCTCCTCGTCGGGTTGGTGGCCGTCGCGCTCGTGGCGAGCGGCGTCGCGCCCGTCGCAGGGGGCGCGCCCTCGCCCTCGTCTTCGCCCTCTCTCGACGCCGATCCGTCGGCGGCCACCCCATCGGTTATCAACCCATCGACGGTCAATCCATCGATAGTCGAACAGATCGACGAACCGTTCGATCCGAACACGGCGACGCGGATCCGGATCGAGCCGACCTCGGACGGCGACGCCCAGTGGACCGTCTCAGTCAGGTACGCACTCAGCGACGAGCGCGACCGTGCAGCGTTCGACTCGGTCGGCGAGAGATTCCGGGACGGCGAGGTCGGTCCCGACGCAACGCTGTTCGAGGGGTTCGCCCGCCAGGCTAGCCAGAACCTCGACCGGACGATGCGGATCGAAAACGTCGATCGTGAGGTCGTCACCCACGACGACCCCTCGTCGTTCGACGTGGCGAGTGCCGAGACGGCGGCGGTCGGCGAACTCCGACTGACGTTCGTCTGGACCGAGTTCCTCGAAGAAGACGGTGAGAACCTGGTGTTGGGTGACGCACTGACCACGTCGGACGGCGGAACGTGGCTCCTCTCGCTGGAGGATAGACAGACGCTTGAGGTGGCGACGCCGGAAGGGTACTCCGTCACAGGGACGCCGAGCACGGCCGTGGCACAGCTTTCAGACGGCGACGTCATCATCGAGGGGCCCCAGACGTTCGAGGGAGGCGATCCCGTAGTGATCGTCTACGGGCCCGCGAGCACGATCGCTCCGCCGTGGACGATGCTCACCGCTGCGATCGTCATCGCCGCGGTGCTCATCGCTGGGAGCATCGTCGGCTACCGGCGAATGGACGGCAGCCCCGGTTCCGCGGCGAGCGGGAGCGTCGACGAGGCCACCGTCGACAGCGGCGGGGGAGAACGCACCGACCACGGACGGCTCGACGCCGTGACCGGCGATCCCACCGATCCAAATTCGGCGAGCAACGGATCAGGGGCCGACGGCGGTGAGGCGGCCGCGGAAGAGGAAGCGGAAGCGGAGGACCTCTCGCTGTTGTCCGACGAGGAGCGCGTCGAGCGCCTCCTCGAAGATAACGGCGGGCGGATGCGACAGGCCGACATCGTCGCGAAGACCGGGTGGTCGGACGCGAAGGTGTCACAGCTGCTCTCCGCGATGGCCGAGTTGGGCCGCGTGGAGAAGCTCCGGCTGGGGCGCGAGAACCTGATCTCGATCCCGGATGACGGTGGGGCGCCCGACGGCGACAACGGCGAGAGCAGCGAATCCGAGGCCTGA
- a CDS encoding DUF7094 domain-containing protein: MRALPISLSVLLLLASIAGAVSPAAVAGAVADPVGEGTESVAGNTEPAAASVAPTVENAADALDGADGDPDRPQVDAENLTFRTLSTPIGVATRVESGSRGANLGSSVGFAVGETDAAMETAAVVQRIEAAETSVERQRRILAAINRVERDEVTLNSRQTEAFSAHAAGNLSDRELLDELVRIAATAREYDERLDELDALAEETDGFSSPTRLDELQVALQVYGGPVRDYALSTARGATPATDVYVESSNRSIVLATVVDGEYVREVFRVDRWDRGGGSIGNDEAINATSAAYPETASLREPDAFGAGSVQRITIPHDFGLLRTFVSGGTEQVFVEHQRIALGAFPDTEPVSVNGDGFNVTVDRSYAGGPVTVTVRNEETGEPVSDVTVTKSVGDGDSQAIGTTDADGMVRTLSPAESYRVTVVDEPRAVFVDNLQPIATPRPVDDE; encoded by the coding sequence ATGAGAGCCCTCCCGATATCCCTCTCGGTGCTGCTTCTGCTCGCGTCGATCGCCGGCGCGGTGTCGCCGGCGGCCGTCGCGGGAGCGGTCGCCGACCCGGTCGGTGAGGGTACCGAATCGGTCGCCGGAAACACCGAACCGGCCGCTGCCAGCGTAGCTCCGACCGTCGAGAATGCCGCTGACGCGCTCGACGGCGCCGACGGGGACCCCGACCGCCCGCAGGTCGACGCGGAGAACCTCACCTTCCGGACGTTGTCCACGCCGATCGGTGTCGCCACGCGCGTCGAATCCGGGAGCCGCGGCGCGAACCTCGGCTCGTCGGTCGGGTTCGCCGTCGGCGAGACCGATGCGGCCATGGAGACCGCGGCGGTCGTCCAGCGGATCGAGGCCGCCGAGACGAGCGTGGAACGACAGCGCCGGATCCTCGCGGCGATCAACCGCGTCGAGCGTGACGAGGTGACGCTCAACAGCCGACAGACGGAGGCGTTCAGCGCCCACGCGGCCGGCAACCTCTCCGACCGAGAGCTCCTCGACGAGCTTGTCCGCATTGCTGCGACCGCCCGTGAGTACGACGAGCGGCTCGACGAGCTCGACGCCCTCGCCGAGGAGACCGACGGATTCAGTTCCCCGACCCGGCTCGACGAGCTTCAGGTCGCGCTACAAGTGTACGGGGGTCCCGTCCGCGACTACGCGCTCTCGACCGCGCGCGGCGCGACGCCTGCCACCGATGTGTACGTCGAGTCGAGCAATCGATCGATCGTGTTAGCGACGGTCGTCGACGGGGAGTACGTTCGCGAGGTCTTCCGAGTCGATCGCTGGGACCGCGGAGGCGGCTCGATCGGCAACGACGAGGCGATCAATGCCACGTCCGCCGCCTACCCCGAGACGGCGTCGCTCCGCGAGCCCGACGCGTTCGGCGCCGGCTCGGTCCAGCGGATCACCATCCCGCACGATTTCGGACTCCTTCGCACCTTCGTCAGCGGCGGCACGGAACAGGTGTTCGTCGAGCACCAGCGGATCGCGCTCGGGGCGTTCCCCGACACCGAGCCCGTCTCCGTGAACGGCGACGGCTTCAACGTCACCGTCGACCGCAGCTACGCCGGCGGTCCGGTGACGGTGACCGTCCGCAACGAGGAGACCGGCGAGCCCGTCTCCGACGTCACCGTCACGAAGAGCGTCGGCGACGGCGACAGTCAAGCGATCGGTACCACCGACGCGGACGGCATGGTCCGGACGCTCTCGCCGGCGGAGTCTTACCGGGTCACCGTCGTCGACGAGCCTCGCGCCGTCTTCGTCGACAACCTCCAACCCATTGCAACGCCGCGACCGGTCGACGACGAGTAG
- a CDS encoding type IV pilin N-terminal domain-containing protein has protein sequence MPIDTDADLLPSGPSADRSERALAPVASVLLLAITVVLAGGVVTAAIDTPAEPAPTTFLSLSATDDRITVTHRGGDALDAAELEIRVRIDGESLARQPPVPFFSAAGFHPGPTGAFNAATDGDWRVGGSASFRVAGTNDPTLEPGRTVTVDVSVDGRPVATLETVVESG, from the coding sequence GTGCCCATCGATACCGATGCCGATCTCCTGCCCAGCGGCCCGTCCGCCGATCGATCCGAGCGCGCACTCGCGCCGGTCGCCAGCGTCCTGCTGCTCGCCATCACGGTCGTGCTCGCGGGCGGCGTCGTGACCGCGGCGATCGACACCCCGGCTGAGCCCGCGCCGACGACCTTCCTGTCGCTGTCAGCGACTGACGACCGGATCACGGTTACGCACCGCGGCGGAGATGCGCTCGACGCAGCCGAGTTGGAAATTCGAGTGCGCATCGACGGCGAATCACTCGCCCGGCAGCCGCCGGTTCCGTTCTTTTCGGCGGCAGGGTTCCACCCCGGTCCGACGGGCGCGTTCAACGCCGCGACCGACGGCGACTGGCGGGTCGGCGGGTCGGCGTCGTTCCGGGTCGCGGGGACGAACGATCCAACCCTCGAACCGGGCCGAACGGTCACCGTCGACGTTTCGGTCGACGGGCGACCCGTCGCGACGCTGGAGACTGTCGTCGAGTCGGGATAG